From Aedes albopictus strain Foshan chromosome 1, AalbF5, whole genome shotgun sequence, one genomic window encodes:
- the LOC134285210 gene encoding uncharacterized protein LOC134285210, with protein sequence MLRNSGPEIGSYRQEDNSLGSKCIVQFSRMRRQSSKLIGSPRKACHKSNRAKKDKTIEAASATIIEHAVLDDIPEEDLKEETSICLKSWSRSNADVIWQGQGNDVSRVMMRGRTMIQPLKKKSAEKRKWVDLSRVNR encoded by the exons ATGTTGCGGAATTCCGGTCCCG AAATCGGAAGTTACCGACAGGAGGACAACTCCCTCGGCAGCAAGTGCATCGTCCAGTTCAGCAGGATGCGTCGCCAAAGCTCAAAATTAATCGGATCACCCAGGAAAGCGTGCCACAAAAGCAATCGAGCGAAGAAGGACAAAACCATCGAAGCTGCTTCAGCCACAATTATCGAGCATGCTGTGCTGGATGACATTCCTGAGGAAGATCTGAAGGAAGAGACATCGATTTGTTTGAAATCGTGGAGTCGGTCAAACGCTGACGTGATCTGGCAAGGACAAGGGAATGATGTTTCCCGTGTGATGATGCGAGGGCGAACGATGATCCAGCCACTTAAGAAGAAATCGGCAGAAAAAAGGAAGTGGGTGGATCTCAGTCGGGTGAATCGATGA